Proteins encoded by one window of Primulina huaijiensis isolate GDHJ02 chromosome 1, ASM1229523v2, whole genome shotgun sequence:
- the LOC140973758 gene encoding zinc finger protein CONSTANS-LIKE 2-like isoform X1, giving the protein MLKFEKHGDEGLNTWARACDTCHSTACTVYCRADMAYLCSSCDARIHAANLLASRHERVLVCEACERAPAAFLCKADAASLCTSCDSDIHSANPLARRHHRVPILPIRGLLYGPSVPRPGGFVTAAAADNLLTREGDDADEEEEEDEDEAASWLLLNPSKNRENQSSESGGLFGEEVDECFDIDDYNPCLDNQFNDQYNSLQQNYNSTVSQRNYGGDSVVPIQNCKEKDIFFHMGFECKASNLGYRSYPPSKSHIVSLSPVDVGVVPEATSSEISSVSHTRPPKGTIDLFSGPSIQAPTLQLTPMDREARVLRYREKKKARKFEKTIRYASRKAYAETRPRIKGRFAKRKDVEVKVDQMFSTSIMAETGYGIVPSY; this is encoded by the exons ATGCTGAAATTCGAGAAACATGGCGACGAGGGCCTTAACACCTGGGCCAGAGCCTGCGACACGTGCCACTCCACAGCATGCACTGTGTACTGCCGCGCAGACATGGCGTACCTCTGCAGCAGCTGTGATGCCCGTATCCACGCGGCCAATCTGCTGGCTTCCCGCCACGAGCGTGTTTTGGTTTGCGAGGCATGTGAGCGTGCTCCGGCTGCCTTCTTGTGTAAGGCTGATGCTGCATCTCTCTGCACTTCTTGCGACTCTGATATACACTCCGCAAACCCTCTCGCTCGCCGCCACCACCGAGTTCCGATTCTGCCTATTCGGGGCTTACTCTACGGCCCCTCCGTTCCTAGACCTGGCGGGTTCGTAACAG CTGCAGCAGCAGATAATTTATTGACTCGGGAAGGAGATGACgcagatgaagaagaagaagaagatgaagacgAAGCAGCATCATGGCTACTGCTCAATCCTTCAAAGAATAGAGAAAATCAAAGCAGTGAAAGTGGGGGTTTATTCGGTGAAGAAGTGGATGAGTGTTTTGATATTGATGATTATAATCCATGTCTAGACAACCAGTTCAACGATCAGTACAATAGTCTGCAGCAGAATTACAACAGCACTGTTTCTCAAAGGAACTATGGAGGAGACAGTGTTGTCCCAATCCAGAATTGTAAAGAAAAGGACATTTTTTTCCATATGGGATTTGAGTGCAAGGCTTCAAACTTGGGGTACAGAAGTTATCCTCCTTCAAAATCTCATATA GTTTCCCTTTCGCCGGTGGATGTTGGTGTGGTTCCAGAAGCAACATCGTCCGAGATCTCCTCAGTCTCCCACACAAGACCTCCAAAAGGGACAATCGATCTTTTCTCAGGCCCATCAATTCAGGCACCAACTCTGCAATTAACTCCAATGGACAGAGAGGCAAGAGTCTTGAGGTATCGAGAGAAGAAAAAGGCTAGAAAATTCGAGAAGACGATTCGATATGCATCAAGAAAAGCATATGCAGAAACTAGACCAAGAATCAAGGGTCGATTTGCTAAAAGAAAAGATGTGGAAGTGAAAGTGGATCAGATGTTTTCTACTTCCATAATGGCAGAAACTGGATATGGGATTGTTCCATCATACTGA
- the LOC140977472 gene encoding mediator of RNA polymerase II transcription subunit 18-like isoform X1 codes for MKGPGAEQISVLVRNMVKSKVNKNAHHLFYSLGYKLDRELLRVGFTFHFLKGAQITVAVSSINKMLKLHATDEAVPITPGIQIVEVTAPASSENYTEVAAVVSSFCEYLAPLLHLSKPGGITGVVPTAAAAAASLMSDGGVTTL; via the exons ATGAAAGGTCCTGGTGCTGAGCAAATCTCGGTGTTGGTGAGGAATATGGTAAAGAGCAAAGTAAACAAAAATGCTCATCACTTATTTTATTCACTTGGCTACAAGTTAGACCGCGAGCTTCTGAGAGTAGGATTTACCTTCCATTTCCTAAAAGGTGCTCAGATAACAGTTGCCGTCTCTTCAATCAATAAAATGCTCAAACTTCATGCTACCGATGAGGCAGTGCCTATTACGCCAGGAATACAGATAGTCGAAGTGACAGCCCCTGCATCGTCTGAGAACTACACCGAAGTTGCCGCTGTTGTATCATCTTTCTGTGAATATCTTGCACC GCTGCTTCATCTTTCAAAACCCGGTGGCATAACTGGAGTTGTTCCTACTGCAGCTGCTGCTGCTGCGTCTCTGATGTCTGACGGTGGAGTCACAACTCTTTAA
- the LOC140973758 gene encoding zinc finger protein CONSTANS-LIKE 2-like isoform X2: MLKFEKHGDEGLNTWARACDTCHSTACTVYCRADMAYLCSSCDARIHAANLLASRHERVLVCEACERAPAAFLCKADAASLCTSCDSDIHSANPLARRHHRVPILPIRGLLYGPSVPRPGGFVTAADNLLTREGDDADEEEEEDEDEAASWLLLNPSKNRENQSSESGGLFGEEVDECFDIDDYNPCLDNQFNDQYNSLQQNYNSTVSQRNYGGDSVVPIQNCKEKDIFFHMGFECKASNLGYRSYPPSKSHIVSLSPVDVGVVPEATSSEISSVSHTRPPKGTIDLFSGPSIQAPTLQLTPMDREARVLRYREKKKARKFEKTIRYASRKAYAETRPRIKGRFAKRKDVEVKVDQMFSTSIMAETGYGIVPSY; this comes from the exons ATGCTGAAATTCGAGAAACATGGCGACGAGGGCCTTAACACCTGGGCCAGAGCCTGCGACACGTGCCACTCCACAGCATGCACTGTGTACTGCCGCGCAGACATGGCGTACCTCTGCAGCAGCTGTGATGCCCGTATCCACGCGGCCAATCTGCTGGCTTCCCGCCACGAGCGTGTTTTGGTTTGCGAGGCATGTGAGCGTGCTCCGGCTGCCTTCTTGTGTAAGGCTGATGCTGCATCTCTCTGCACTTCTTGCGACTCTGATATACACTCCGCAAACCCTCTCGCTCGCCGCCACCACCGAGTTCCGATTCTGCCTATTCGGGGCTTACTCTACGGCCCCTCCGTTCCTAGACCTGGCGGGTTCGTAACAG CAGCAGATAATTTATTGACTCGGGAAGGAGATGACgcagatgaagaagaagaagaagatgaagacgAAGCAGCATCATGGCTACTGCTCAATCCTTCAAAGAATAGAGAAAATCAAAGCAGTGAAAGTGGGGGTTTATTCGGTGAAGAAGTGGATGAGTGTTTTGATATTGATGATTATAATCCATGTCTAGACAACCAGTTCAACGATCAGTACAATAGTCTGCAGCAGAATTACAACAGCACTGTTTCTCAAAGGAACTATGGAGGAGACAGTGTTGTCCCAATCCAGAATTGTAAAGAAAAGGACATTTTTTTCCATATGGGATTTGAGTGCAAGGCTTCAAACTTGGGGTACAGAAGTTATCCTCCTTCAAAATCTCATATA GTTTCCCTTTCGCCGGTGGATGTTGGTGTGGTTCCAGAAGCAACATCGTCCGAGATCTCCTCAGTCTCCCACACAAGACCTCCAAAAGGGACAATCGATCTTTTCTCAGGCCCATCAATTCAGGCACCAACTCTGCAATTAACTCCAATGGACAGAGAGGCAAGAGTCTTGAGGTATCGAGAGAAGAAAAAGGCTAGAAAATTCGAGAAGACGATTCGATATGCATCAAGAAAAGCATATGCAGAAACTAGACCAAGAATCAAGGGTCGATTTGCTAAAAGAAAAGATGTGGAAGTGAAAGTGGATCAGATGTTTTCTACTTCCATAATGGCAGAAACTGGATATGGGATTGTTCCATCATACTGA
- the LOC140977472 gene encoding mediator of RNA polymerase II transcription subunit 18-like isoform X2, producing MKGPGAEQISVLVRNMVKSKITVAVSSINKMLKLHATDEAVPITPGIQIVEVTAPASSENYTEVAAVVSSFCEYLAPLLHLSKPGGITGVVPTAAAAAASLMSDGGVTTL from the exons ATGAAAGGTCCTGGTGCTGAGCAAATCTCGGTGTTGGTGAGGAATATGGTAAAGAGCAAA ATAACAGTTGCCGTCTCTTCAATCAATAAAATGCTCAAACTTCATGCTACCGATGAGGCAGTGCCTATTACGCCAGGAATACAGATAGTCGAAGTGACAGCCCCTGCATCGTCTGAGAACTACACCGAAGTTGCCGCTGTTGTATCATCTTTCTGTGAATATCTTGCACC GCTGCTTCATCTTTCAAAACCCGGTGGCATAACTGGAGTTGTTCCTACTGCAGCTGCTGCTGCTGCGTCTCTGATGTCTGACGGTGGAGTCACAACTCTTTAA